In Neorhizobium galegae, the following proteins share a genomic window:
- a CDS encoding AGE family epimerase/isomerase, translated as MSDTGQTEAKWASLPYHRRWLLNEADELFNFFQYRAMNPKGGFFDLDDQGLALGGANPTRGIHASARMVHCFSIGYLLGRPGAGDIIDHGMRALWESHRDSEYGGYFWQVNDDGAADSAKQGYGHAFVLLAASSAKVAGHPLADRMLADISEVLETRFWEPHHGAIAEEFNRDWSPIDGGSYRGQNSNMHLTEALMAAFEATGEKVYLDKAESIADLVIRRSAGSVGFRVAEHFDPEWTIDKDYYHPDEMFRPAGTTPGHWLEWSRLLLQLWALGGKKHGWMPDAAKSLFVQSMSLGWDKEKGGFFYTLDWSDKPAKTNKLWWPMCEAAGAAHFLNEHLPADDFYEDSYRRIWGTIANRFIDHRHGGWHEELTEDLVPAHTLFPGKGDIYHALQACLIPLFPANGSLTKVIVEAEGRI; from the coding sequence ATGAGCGACACCGGTCAGACAGAAGCCAAGTGGGCGAGCCTTCCCTATCATCGTCGCTGGCTCCTGAACGAGGCCGACGAGCTCTTCAATTTTTTCCAGTACCGGGCGATGAACCCAAAGGGCGGTTTCTTCGATCTCGACGACCAGGGCTTGGCCCTCGGCGGCGCCAATCCGACTCGCGGCATCCATGCCTCGGCGCGTATGGTCCATTGTTTCTCGATCGGCTACCTGCTCGGCCGGCCCGGCGCCGGTGATATCATCGACCACGGCATGCGCGCGCTCTGGGAGAGCCATCGCGATAGCGAATATGGCGGTTATTTCTGGCAGGTCAACGATGACGGCGCTGCCGATTCCGCCAAGCAGGGTTACGGCCACGCCTTCGTGCTGCTCGCCGCCTCTTCGGCAAAGGTCGCCGGCCACCCTCTCGCCGATCGGATGCTTGCCGACATAAGCGAGGTTCTGGAAACCAGGTTCTGGGAACCGCACCACGGTGCGATCGCGGAAGAATTCAACCGCGACTGGTCGCCGATCGATGGCGGCAGCTATCGCGGCCAGAACTCCAACATGCACCTCACCGAAGCGCTGATGGCCGCTTTCGAAGCGACCGGCGAGAAGGTCTATCTCGACAAGGCGGAAAGCATCGCCGACCTCGTTATCCGCCGCTCCGCCGGCAGCGTTGGTTTCCGCGTTGCCGAACATTTCGATCCCGAATGGACGATCGACAAGGACTATTACCATCCCGACGAGATGTTCCGCCCGGCCGGCACCACGCCCGGCCACTGGCTGGAATGGTCGCGCCTGCTGCTGCAGCTCTGGGCACTCGGGGGCAAAAAGCACGGCTGGATGCCGGATGCGGCGAAATCGCTGTTCGTCCAGTCCATGTCACTGGGCTGGGACAAGGAGAAGGGCGGCTTCTTCTATACGCTCGACTGGAGCGACAAACCCGCCAAGACCAACAAGCTCTGGTGGCCGATGTGCGAGGCAGCCGGTGCCGCCCACTTCCTCAACGAGCACCTGCCGGCCGACGATTTCTACGAGGACAGCTACCGGCGGATCTGGGGTACGATCGCCAACCGTTTCATAGACCACAGACACGGCGGCTGGCACGAGGAACTGACCGAGGATCTCGTCCCGGCCCACACCCTCTTCCCCGGCAAGGGCGATATCTACCACGCCCTGCAGGCCTGCCTCATTCCGCTCTTCCCGGCAAACGGCAGCCTGACGAAGGTCATCGTCGAGGCCGAAGGGCGTATCTGA
- a CDS encoding PAS domain-containing protein, protein MFRLTELSAIDLNQLFNLSPNPYVILDRELRLVGMNDAYLTVTGRSREELVGRTMFDAFPSEPDSVPGRLLRQSFARVLSTAEVDHLPLIPYPIPGPDGELEDRYWSATHTPIKDEAGRLIFILQHTVDVTELHLLRSRSAGDGALRVHTDLMRRADAVQGQNAALGEEREYLRMLFEQAPGFMAVLRGPEHVFSIVNRSYRTIVGREDLIGKTVREALPDVASQGVYELLDEVYRTGTPYSAYGARVVFQSPESAEPEERFLDFVYQPIRDHDGMVSGIFVQGQDVTELRRAQEAARENEDRFRTLAQSLPTHVWTATPEGRMQWCNDQIFTYSGLESFYFDRERRSEMLHPDDSPRIAAAWDEALRTGSRLETEIRLRRHDGVYRWFISRAVPIKNAEGEITLWVATNTDIDEQKKTESELSSLAETLGHRVEERTIELERTQEVLRQSQKMEAIGNLAGGIAHDFNNLLQVITGNLQLLGREFAGNEVAERRLNSALAGASRGARLASQLLAFGRRQPLSPKVINLSRLIREMDHLLRRSLGEAIEIDTIVGGGLWNTLVDPSNVENALLNLAINARDAMNGQGKLTIELGNAYLDDEYASHTFDIEAGQYVMLAVTDTGTGMTADILGKVFDPFFTTKPEGKGTGLGLSMVYGFVKQSGGHIRIYSEPENGTTVRIYLPRSMEDEDVVAENAGGAALGGNETILVVEDDEAVREITVSLLAELGYRVLRAKDADSGLAIIESGVPIDCLFTDVVMPGRLKSRDLAKRAKERLPHLGVLFTSGYTENSIVHGGRLDPGVNLLSKPYTRETLARKIRQVIDQNRQAPQPRLPESPSEAGLAEAASAKPAVEQPSAPDLPISVLLVEDEALIRISTADFLQDAGMTVIEAGSAAEALAAAGSDPIDILVTDVHLPEMSGLQLSLKLRETLADLPVIFATGDRNVPGSETLGNTALITKPYDYELLTSRIRAMVTPRSGG, encoded by the coding sequence ATGTTCAGACTGACGGAGCTTTCCGCAATCGATCTGAATCAGTTGTTCAATCTCTCACCCAATCCCTATGTCATACTCGACCGGGAATTGCGGCTTGTCGGAATGAACGACGCTTATCTGACGGTGACGGGGCGCAGCCGTGAAGAGCTTGTCGGCCGCACCATGTTCGACGCGTTTCCAAGCGAACCGGATTCTGTCCCGGGCCGGCTGTTGCGCCAGTCCTTCGCCAGGGTCCTTTCCACCGCTGAGGTGGATCATCTGCCGCTCATCCCCTATCCGATCCCAGGTCCCGATGGAGAGCTCGAGGATCGTTACTGGAGCGCAACCCATACGCCGATCAAGGACGAGGCGGGACGGCTGATCTTCATCCTGCAGCATACGGTGGACGTGACCGAGCTTCACCTGCTGCGCAGCCGGTCCGCGGGCGACGGCGCCCTCAGGGTGCATACGGATCTGATGCGCCGGGCCGATGCGGTCCAGGGGCAGAATGCCGCTCTCGGCGAGGAGCGGGAATATCTGCGCATGCTGTTCGAGCAGGCGCCCGGCTTCATGGCCGTGCTGCGCGGCCCGGAGCATGTTTTTTCGATCGTCAACAGGTCGTACCGGACGATCGTCGGCCGCGAGGACCTGATCGGCAAGACGGTACGCGAGGCTCTGCCGGATGTCGCCAGCCAGGGTGTCTACGAACTGCTTGACGAGGTCTACCGGACCGGCACGCCCTATAGCGCTTATGGCGCGCGGGTCGTTTTCCAGTCCCCCGAAAGCGCTGAGCCGGAAGAACGCTTTCTCGATTTCGTCTATCAGCCGATCCGCGATCACGACGGGATGGTCAGCGGCATTTTCGTGCAGGGCCAGGACGTTACGGAGCTTCGCCGTGCACAGGAGGCGGCCCGCGAAAACGAGGACCGTTTCAGGACGCTTGCCCAGTCCTTGCCGACACATGTGTGGACGGCGACGCCGGAGGGCCGGATGCAATGGTGCAACGACCAGATCTTCACCTATAGCGGCCTTGAGTCATTCTATTTCGACAGGGAGCGGCGCTCCGAGATGCTCCATCCGGATGATTCGCCCCGGATTGCCGCCGCCTGGGACGAGGCCTTGCGCACCGGAAGCCGGCTGGAGACGGAAATCCGCCTTCGGCGCCACGACGGCGTCTATCGCTGGTTCATCAGCCGTGCGGTGCCGATCAAGAATGCCGAGGGCGAGATCACCCTCTGGGTTGCCACCAATACCGATATCGACGAGCAGAAGAAGACAGAATCGGAGCTTTCAAGCCTCGCGGAAACCCTCGGCCACCGCGTCGAGGAAAGAACGATCGAGCTCGAGCGGACGCAGGAAGTGCTTCGCCAGAGCCAGAAGATGGAGGCGATCGGCAATCTCGCCGGCGGCATCGCCCATGATTTCAACAATCTCCTGCAGGTGATCACCGGCAATCTTCAGCTTCTCGGCCGGGAATTCGCGGGCAACGAAGTTGCCGAAAGGCGGTTGAACAGCGCGCTTGCAGGGGCTTCGCGCGGCGCTCGGCTTGCCTCGCAGCTTCTCGCCTTCGGCCGCCGCCAGCCGCTTTCGCCGAAGGTGATCAATCTGAGCCGCCTGATCCGCGAGATGGATCATCTCCTGAGGCGCAGCCTGGGAGAGGCGATCGAGATCGACACGATCGTCGGCGGCGGGCTGTGGAACACGCTGGTCGATCCGAGCAATGTCGAGAATGCGCTCCTCAACCTCGCGATCAACGCACGCGATGCGATGAACGGGCAGGGCAAGCTGACGATCGAACTCGGCAATGCCTATCTCGACGACGAATATGCGAGCCACACGTTCGACATCGAGGCCGGCCAATACGTTATGCTCGCGGTCACCGATACCGGTACGGGCATGACGGCCGACATTCTCGGCAAGGTCTTCGACCCCTTCTTCACCACCAAGCCGGAAGGCAAGGGGACAGGGCTCGGCCTGTCGATGGTCTACGGTTTCGTCAAACAGTCCGGCGGCCATATCCGAATCTACAGCGAGCCGGAAAACGGCACCACCGTGCGGATCTATCTTCCGCGATCGATGGAGGACGAGGATGTGGTCGCCGAAAATGCCGGTGGGGCTGCCCTCGGCGGAAACGAGACGATCCTGGTCGTCGAGGACGACGAAGCGGTGCGGGAAATCACGGTCAGCCTGCTTGCCGAACTGGGATACCGGGTCCTGCGAGCCAAGGATGCGGACAGCGGGCTTGCGATCATCGAAAGCGGCGTGCCGATCGACTGCCTGTTCACGGACGTGGTGATGCCCGGTCGGCTGAAGAGCCGCGATCTCGCCAAGAGGGCCAAGGAGCGACTGCCGCATCTCGGCGTGCTGTTCACCTCGGGCTACACCGAGAATTCGATCGTCCATGGCGGGCGGCTCGACCCGGGCGTCAATCTCTTGAGCAAGCCCTATACACGGGAGACGCTCGCCCGAAAAATCCGCCAGGTGATCGATCAGAATCGGCAGGCTCCACAGCCTCGCTTGCCGGAAAGCCCTTCAGAGGCGGGTTTGGCTGAGGCAGCTTCGGCCAAACCTGCCGTCGAGCAACCGTCGGCGCCGGATCTGCCGATCTCCGTTCTGCTGGTGGAGGACGAGGCGCTGATCCGCATCTCGACAGCCGATTTTCTGCAGGATGCGGGCATGACCGTGATCGAGGCCGGATCGGCTGCCGAAGCACTTGCCGCGGCCGGCAGCGATCCGATCGACATTCTCGTCACAGACGTCCATCTGCCGGAAATGAGCGGATTGCAGCTCTCCTTGAAATTGCGCGAAACGCTGGCCGATCTGCCGGTGATCTTCGCGACCGGCGACCGCAACGTGCCGGGATCGGAGACGCTCGGCAATACCGCGCTGATTACCAAGCCTTATGACTACGAACTGCTGACGAGCCGTATCCGGGCAATGGTGACGCCGCGGTCGGGCGGCTGA
- a CDS encoding putative bifunctional diguanylate cyclase/phosphodiesterase, producing MSYADSIDIAERRRLDALANYRIAGSGPENRFDRICRFASELFSTRMAFVTLIEEDRQWFKACSGLDIEETHRSETFCDHTIRTDDVLVVSDARLDARFSGLPIVSGEPFIRFYAGAPLISPDGFRLGALCIADTHVRESFSERERRTLAGLAAMVMEHMELRREGIPQATAANFADATDLSLITVDPTGRVEFVNQAALDMFGFSREEMVGGSLDLIVPERFRAAHNAGLARVAAGGSSMLKGKTVEISACRKDGSEFPVEMALSIWHDQRGVGVGAIIKDISERRDRDVRLLRLASQDTLTGLCNRHRFEDLLREELARKRPLAVLLFDLDGFKDVNDRLGHGIGDSLLQAIGVRLPAVLDRNVTVSRFGGDEFAILIPGTGDPLVAQKTANAVIEAFKIPFEVAGHTFRIGASVGFSLAPNHGSDSEELIASADFALYRAKQAGGRVVRMFEQSMRNETLAKRMLRDELLRALDKNELVLHYQPQVTLDTGEVFGVEALIRWQHPERGLLSPAAFLPALEQSSIALDVGFWVLDQAGRQMAAWDAAGYPPIKMGINLFPAQVRAGDLARSVVDLIARYALDPHFLEIEITETVTLNDDDQSLESIQALRELGVGIAFDDFGTGYASLGSLQRYPLTTLKIDMGFVRDLLTKPRDAAITRALIALSRELGLKTIAEGIETEEQEAALRLMGCEAGQGYRYGKAMPADEVAQLFVQPVEKQRIRIK from the coding sequence ATGTCTTACGCCGACAGCATCGATATTGCAGAGCGCAGACGGCTCGACGCTCTGGCGAACTACCGAATCGCGGGCTCGGGGCCTGAAAACCGTTTCGACCGAATCTGCCGTTTTGCCTCCGAGCTTTTTTCCACGCGTATGGCTTTCGTGACGCTGATCGAAGAAGATCGGCAGTGGTTCAAGGCCTGTTCGGGTCTCGATATCGAGGAGACCCACCGATCCGAAACCTTTTGTGATCACACGATCCGCACGGACGATGTCCTTGTCGTCTCCGATGCGCGACTGGATGCGCGGTTCTCCGGCCTGCCAATCGTCTCCGGCGAACCATTCATCCGGTTTTATGCCGGCGCGCCGCTGATCTCGCCGGACGGTTTCCGGCTCGGAGCGCTGTGCATCGCCGATACGCATGTGCGAGAAAGTTTCTCCGAGCGGGAAAGGCGAACGCTCGCCGGCCTTGCCGCCATGGTCATGGAGCACATGGAATTGCGTCGCGAGGGCATACCGCAGGCGACGGCTGCCAACTTTGCGGATGCCACCGATCTCTCGCTGATCACCGTCGATCCCACCGGCCGGGTCGAGTTCGTCAACCAGGCGGCGCTCGATATGTTCGGCTTCAGCCGGGAGGAGATGGTCGGCGGCTCGCTCGACCTGATCGTGCCCGAACGTTTCCGCGCCGCTCACAACGCCGGTCTCGCGCGCGTGGCCGCGGGCGGCAGTTCCATGCTCAAGGGCAAGACCGTCGAGATTTCGGCATGCCGCAAGGATGGCTCGGAGTTTCCGGTCGAGATGGCGCTTTCGATCTGGCACGATCAGCGCGGCGTCGGCGTGGGCGCCATCATCAAGGACATATCCGAACGCCGCGACCGCGACGTCCGGCTCCTGAGGCTGGCAAGCCAGGATACGCTCACCGGCTTGTGCAATCGACACCGTTTCGAGGACCTTCTGCGCGAGGAACTGGCGCGCAAGCGGCCGCTTGCCGTGCTGCTCTTCGATCTCGACGGGTTCAAGGACGTCAACGATCGCCTGGGGCACGGCATCGGCGATTCCCTGCTGCAGGCGATCGGTGTCAGATTGCCGGCCGTCCTCGACCGCAACGTCACGGTCTCCCGGTTCGGCGGCGACGAGTTTGCTATTCTCATTCCCGGAACCGGGGACCCTCTCGTCGCTCAGAAAACTGCAAATGCGGTCATCGAGGCTTTCAAGATACCGTTCGAGGTTGCCGGGCATACGTTCCGCATCGGGGCGAGCGTCGGCTTTTCGCTTGCGCCCAACCATGGTTCCGATTCCGAGGAGCTCATCGCCAGTGCCGACTTCGCGCTCTACCGGGCCAAGCAGGCCGGCGGCCGGGTCGTGCGCATGTTCGAACAGTCGATGCGCAACGAGACCCTGGCAAAGCGAATGCTGCGGGACGAATTGCTGCGGGCGCTGGACAAGAACGAGCTGGTGCTGCACTACCAGCCGCAGGTGACGCTCGATACCGGCGAGGTATTCGGCGTCGAGGCGCTCATCCGCTGGCAGCATCCGGAGCGCGGGCTCCTGTCGCCGGCCGCCTTTCTCCCGGCTCTGGAGCAGAGTTCGATCGCGCTCGACGTGGGCTTCTGGGTGCTCGACCAGGCGGGCCGCCAGATGGCCGCCTGGGATGCGGCCGGGTATCCGCCGATCAAGATGGGCATCAACCTGTTTCCGGCGCAGGTCCGGGCCGGTGATCTGGCGCGCAGCGTCGTCGACCTGATCGCACGCTACGCGCTCGATCCGCATTTCCTGGAGATCGAGATCACCGAAACGGTCACGCTCAACGACGACGACCAGTCGCTCGAATCGATCCAGGCGCTGCGCGAACTCGGCGTCGGCATCGCCTTCGACGATTTCGGCACGGGCTACGCTTCGCTCGGTTCGCTGCAGCGCTATCCGCTGACGACGCTCAAGATCGACATGGGGTTCGTGCGCGATCTCCTGACCAAGCCGCGCGATGCCGCCATTACCCGCGCGCTGATCGCGCTCAGCAGGGAACTGGGGTTGAAGACGATTGCCGAAGGCATCGAGACCGAGGAGCAGGAGGCGGCGCTTCGCCTGATGGGCTGCGAGGCCGGGCAGGGCTATCGTTACGGCAAGGCGATGCCGGCCGACGAGGTTGCCCAGCTTTTCGTCCAACCGGTGGAAAAGCAGCGGATCCGGATCAAGTAA
- a CDS encoding UbiD family decarboxylase, with the protein MTANTTTQSAAALDLDRFRLKNFVESLSADELEIREEKVDLADVAAILQNNPKAVWFKNAGPEGQQLIGNVVGSRSRLAKAFGVPAGDVALEMRRRLSLKPELVKLSGDEAPVQQVVLSGTDADLLKLPVHVQHALDGAPYISATIDYTIDPKDGRYNCGMRRLMLRGPKEAGVDLIAPSDLRVMYMAASERGERLNVAYVVGCHPIDMVSATMKEPVDELELISSLRGAPLPVVKCVTNDIMVPADAEMVIEGYFDERGYVEKEGPYGEYLGYYGVVKTNPVFHVTAITHRRDALFQTATISGNRMDFTDTSNLEALRMEMNVWKTLRDVVRQPVAVYAPVAAGGSMSMRFSIRQTYPGEARSALYAVLGAVGVKNVFVVDPDIDIFDDSQMEWAFGTRFQADRDLVIATGVRLSPLDPSLHGSRSGAKAGYDLTWPMQHAQSWELVTPQAPSYPGKRFPSLEAALKDGAKHFEELMAAVGSRDGREVVRELDTFRCKGLERDERGRYYLPR; encoded by the coding sequence ATGACCGCCAATACGACAACCCAATCCGCCGCCGCGCTTGATCTCGACCGTTTCCGGTTGAAGAATTTCGTCGAGAGCCTGAGCGCCGACGAGCTCGAGATTCGCGAGGAGAAGGTCGATCTGGCCGATGTCGCGGCGATCCTGCAGAACAACCCAAAGGCCGTCTGGTTCAAAAATGCAGGTCCGGAAGGCCAGCAGCTGATCGGCAACGTGGTCGGCAGCCGTTCGCGTCTCGCAAAGGCTTTCGGCGTGCCCGCCGGCGACGTGGCGCTGGAAATGCGCCGCCGCCTGTCGCTGAAGCCGGAACTGGTGAAGCTTTCCGGTGACGAAGCGCCCGTGCAGCAGGTCGTGCTCTCCGGCACTGACGCCGACCTCCTCAAGCTGCCGGTCCACGTGCAGCACGCGCTCGATGGCGCGCCCTACATTTCCGCTACGATCGACTATACGATCGACCCGAAGGACGGCCGCTACAATTGCGGCATGCGCCGGCTGATGCTGCGCGGCCCAAAGGAAGCGGGCGTCGACCTGATTGCGCCGAGCGACCTGCGCGTCATGTACATGGCCGCTTCCGAGCGGGGCGAGCGGCTGAACGTTGCCTATGTGGTCGGCTGCCATCCGATCGACATGGTGTCGGCCACCATGAAGGAGCCGGTCGACGAACTGGAGCTGATCTCCTCCCTGCGCGGGGCGCCGCTGCCGGTCGTCAAATGCGTCACCAACGACATCATGGTTCCGGCCGACGCGGAAATGGTCATCGAAGGCTATTTCGACGAGCGCGGTTACGTGGAGAAGGAAGGGCCCTACGGCGAATATCTCGGCTATTACGGCGTCGTGAAGACCAATCCGGTCTTCCATGTCACGGCCATCACTCACCGCAGGGATGCGCTGTTCCAGACCGCGACCATCAGCGGCAATCGCATGGACTTCACCGATACCTCCAACCTCGAAGCGCTGCGCATGGAGATGAACGTCTGGAAGACGCTCCGCGATGTGGTGCGCCAGCCGGTCGCCGTCTACGCGCCGGTCGCCGCCGGCGGCTCGATGAGCATGCGCTTCTCCATCCGCCAGACCTATCCGGGCGAGGCCCGTTCGGCACTCTATGCGGTTCTCGGCGCCGTCGGCGTCAAGAACGTCTTCGTCGTCGATCCGGATATCGACATCTTCGACGACAGCCAGATGGAATGGGCGTTCGGTACTCGCTTCCAGGCCGACCGGGATCTGGTGATCGCGACCGGCGTTCGGCTGTCGCCGCTCGATCCGTCGCTTCATGGTTCCCGCTCCGGCGCCAAGGCTGGCTACGACCTGACCTGGCCGATGCAGCATGCCCAGAGCTGGGAGCTCGTCACGCCGCAGGCTCCATCCTATCCCGGCAAGCGTTTTCCCTCGCTCGAAGCGGCTTTGAAGGATGGCGCCAAACATTTCGAGGAGTTGATGGCCGCCGTCGGCAGCCGCGATGGCCGCGAGGTTGTCCGCGAACTCGACACCTTCCGCTGCAAGGGGCTGGAGCGCGACGAGCGCGGCCGTTACTATCTTCCCCGATAG
- a CDS encoding PAS domain S-box protein — MASKTIAEKKDDYIQSFLSRRFSPAEVYVIATVGVLIAFGLRISLHGVLDERAPFTFFIPPILVAALIGGLRASLFAVALSVLAGYIIKELTPRGAVFSEMAMLSFIGVVIALLGEILHSARKAIGKAQARADSREAHLRSVLDTVLDASIVSTRDGTIVSFNAAAIRQFGYSEEEVVGQNLRMLMPEPYHREHDGYMERYLRTGEKRIIGMDRVVVGRRKDGSTFPMKLAVGETHTGGETFFTGFVRDLTEREESAARLQEIQGELARLARLNEMGEMASTLAHELNQPLSAIANYVHGCARLLRDMDEAVAVRMREALEETAHQSLRAGQIIKHLREFVTKGETEKAPENIRRLVEEAGALALVGSREKGVRAIFEFAQGPEMVTVDRIQVQQVLTNLMRNAIEAMRDSQRRELVIRTLQEDEDMIQVIVQDTGPGIPEEIADQLFKPFVTTKAGGMGIGLSISKRIVEAHGGEMTVTRNAAGGATFRFTLPIDKEERENADG; from the coding sequence ATGGCTTCCAAGACGATCGCCGAAAAGAAGGATGACTATATTCAGTCTTTCTTGAGCCGTCGGTTTTCCCCCGCCGAGGTTTATGTCATTGCGACCGTCGGCGTGCTGATCGCGTTCGGGCTGCGCATTTCGCTGCATGGCGTCCTCGACGAAAGGGCACCTTTCACGTTCTTCATTCCGCCGATCCTGGTCGCCGCCCTTATCGGTGGCCTGCGGGCCTCGCTTTTCGCGGTGGCCCTTTCCGTTCTGGCAGGCTACATCATCAAGGAGTTGACGCCGCGGGGAGCCGTTTTTTCGGAAATGGCCATGCTCAGCTTCATTGGCGTGGTGATCGCGCTGCTCGGCGAAATCCTTCACTCCGCCCGCAAGGCGATCGGAAAAGCCCAGGCGAGGGCCGATTCCCGCGAAGCCCATCTTCGCTCCGTCCTCGACACCGTTCTCGATGCCAGCATCGTCAGCACAAGGGACGGGACGATCGTCTCCTTCAACGCCGCCGCAATCCGCCAGTTCGGCTACAGCGAAGAAGAGGTTGTCGGCCAGAACCTGCGCATGCTGATGCCGGAACCCTACCACCGCGAACACGACGGTTATATGGAAAGGTATCTGAGGACCGGCGAGAAGCGGATCATCGGCATGGACCGCGTGGTCGTCGGGCGGCGCAAGGACGGTTCGACCTTCCCGATGAAGCTTGCTGTCGGCGAGACCCATACCGGCGGGGAAACATTCTTCACCGGCTTCGTGCGCGACCTGACCGAACGCGAGGAATCGGCCGCACGCCTGCAGGAGATCCAGGGAGAGCTCGCACGGCTCGCCCGCCTCAACGAAATGGGTGAAATGGCATCCACCCTCGCCCACGAACTGAACCAGCCCCTCTCGGCGATCGCCAACTATGTGCATGGTTGCGCACGCCTTCTGCGCGACATGGACGAAGCCGTCGCGGTGCGCATGCGCGAAGCGCTGGAAGAAACGGCGCATCAGTCACTGAGGGCAGGCCAGATCATCAAGCACCTCCGGGAATTCGTGACCAAGGGCGAGACTGAAAAGGCGCCGGAGAACATCCGGCGCCTGGTGGAGGAAGCCGGCGCCCTGGCGCTGGTCGGCTCGCGCGAAAAAGGTGTCCGGGCGATTTTCGAGTTCGCGCAAGGACCGGAAATGGTCACCGTCGACCGCATTCAGGTCCAGCAGGTGCTCACCAACCTGATGCGCAACGCCATCGAGGCGATGCGCGACAGCCAGCGGCGGGAACTGGTCATCCGCACCCTCCAGGAGGACGAAGACATGATCCAGGTGATCGTCCAGGATACCGGCCCCGGCATTCCCGAAGAGATCGCCGATCAGCTTTTCAAACCCTTCGTCACCACCAAGGCCGGCGGCATGGGAATAGGGCTTTCGATCTCCAAGCGCATCGTCGAAGCGCATGGCGGCGAGATGACGGTGACACGCAATGCGGCCGGAGGAGCGACGTTCCGTTTCACACTCCCGATCGACAAGGAGGAACGCGAGAATGCAGACGGGTGA
- the fixJ gene encoding response regulator FixJ, protein MQTGDYTIHIVDDEEPVRKSLAFMLTMNGFAVRMHETASSFLQFAPSVRNGVLVTDLRMPDMTGVELIRKLTTSRTGIPSIVITGHGDVPMAVEAMKAGAVDFIEKPFGDTVIIEAIQRAAELLSDKMLDTDDLAEVQTRLESLSDRERQVLAAVVAGLPNKSIAYDLDISPRTVEVHRANVMAKMKAKSLPQLVRMAIAAGFGPH, encoded by the coding sequence ATGCAGACGGGTGACTACACGATCCATATCGTCGACGACGAGGAGCCGGTCAGAAAGTCCCTTGCCTTCATGCTGACCATGAACGGCTTCGCCGTGCGCATGCATGAAACCGCCTCGTCCTTCCTGCAGTTCGCGCCGAGCGTGCGAAACGGCGTTTTGGTCACCGACCTCAGGATGCCGGACATGACCGGCGTCGAACTGATCCGCAAGCTGACAACCAGCCGGACCGGCATTCCTTCGATCGTCATCACCGGCCATGGCGACGTGCCGATGGCGGTGGAGGCGATGAAGGCAGGCGCTGTCGACTTCATCGAAAAACCGTTCGGCGACACGGTCATCATCGAAGCGATCCAGCGGGCCGCCGAGCTGCTGTCGGATAAAATGCTCGATACGGACGACCTTGCCGAGGTTCAAACGCGGCTTGAAAGCCTGAGCGACCGGGAGAGGCAGGTGCTGGCGGCCGTGGTTGCGGGTCTGCCGAACAAGTCGATCGCCTACGATCTAGACATCAGCCCCCGCACCGTCGAGGTGCATCGCGCCAACGTCATGGCCAAGATGAAGGCGAAAAGCCTGCCGCAACTCGTTCGCATGGCGATCGCCGCCGGTTTCGGCCCCCATTGA
- a CDS encoding helix-turn-helix domain-containing protein — MHTAAAHATKLQLTKSQIVIAPQTAGLFRANSVTTFNAGAEIYAPGDKAGTFYHVEFGAVRIHRLLSDGRRQVIAFHLAGETFGFEADRTHSFFAEAIAPTGLRAISRAANDQALPELLSLALRGMLRAQEHIMMIGRQTAVERIAGFLVDMAERQGGLEYFDIPMTRLDIADYLGLTIETVSRVFAKLRAAGLITLRSIRCIEIKKHEALRSLCA, encoded by the coding sequence ATGCACACCGCAGCCGCTCATGCCACGAAGTTGCAGCTCACCAAGAGCCAGATCGTGATCGCACCCCAGACGGCGGGTCTCTTCCGGGCCAATTCTGTGACGACCTTCAATGCCGGCGCCGAAATCTACGCCCCCGGCGACAAGGCAGGTACATTCTATCACGTCGAATTCGGTGCCGTGCGGATTCACCGCCTGTTGTCGGACGGAAGGAGGCAGGTCATCGCCTTCCATCTGGCCGGAGAAACTTTCGGGTTCGAGGCTGACCGGACCCACAGCTTCTTCGCCGAAGCCATCGCTCCGACCGGGCTGCGCGCCATCAGCCGCGCCGCCAACGACCAGGCCTTGCCGGAACTGCTTTCTCTGGCGCTGCGCGGCATGCTGCGCGCCCAGGAACATATCATGATGATCGGCCGCCAGACGGCGGTGGAACGTATCGCCGGCTTCCTCGTCGACATGGCGGAACGCCAGGGCGGGCTCGAATATTTCGACATACCCATGACCCGGCTTGATATAGCCGACTATTTAGGCCTGACGATCGAAACGGTGTCGCGCGTTTTCGCAAAACTCCGTGCGGCCGGCCTTATCACACTGCGGAGCATTCGTTGCATCGAGATCAAGAAGCACGAAGCACTCCGCAGCCTCTGCGCATGA